The following is a genomic window from uncultured Draconibacterium sp..
TACTGATGAGTGTGGAAACTTTATTACAAAAGAGGCGACATTTACTATTAAAGATACGACTGATCCTGTCTGGACTGTAGCTCCTTCGGATAAAACGGTTGAGTGCGACGGAACAAATGATCCAAGCGGCGAATTTGCAGCATGGCTTACCAGCTTTTCCGGTTCTGATGTTTGTGGGACTGCCACAGTAACGAACAACAGCATCGGATTAAGCGATGATTGTGGTGCTACTGGTGCCGAAACAGTAACCTTCACTCTTACTGATGAGTGTGGAAACTTTATTACAAAAGAGGCGACATTTACTATTAAAGATACGACTGATCCTGTCTGGACTTTAGCTCCTTCTGATAAAACGGTTGAGTGCGACGGAACAAATGATCCAAGCGGCGAATTTGCAGCATGGCTTACCAGCTTTTCGGGTTCTGATGTTTGCGGGACTGCCACAGTAACGAACAACAGCATCGGATTAAGCGATGATTGTGGTGCGACAGGTGCCGAAACAGTAACCTTCACTCTTACTGATGAGTGTGGAAACTTTATTACAAAAGAGGCGACATTTACTATTAAAGATACGACTGATCCTGTCTGGACTTTAGCTCCTTCTGATAAAACGGTTGAGTGCGACGGAACAAATGATCCAAGCGGCGAATTTGCAGCATGGCTTACCAGCTTTTCGGGTTCTGATGTTTGCGGGACTGCCACAGTAACGAACAACAGCATCGGATTAAGCGATGATTGTGGTGCGACAGGTGCCGAAACAGTAACCTTCACTCTTACTGATGAGTGTGGAAACTTTATTACAAAAGAGGCGACATTTACTATTAAAGATACGACTGATCCTGTCTGGACTTTAGCTCCTTCTGATAAAACGGTTGAGTGCGACGGAACAAATGATCCAAGCGGCGAATTTGCAGCATGGCTTACCAGCTTTTCGGGTTCTGATGTTTGCGGGACTGCCACAGTAACGAACAACAGCATCGGATTAAGCGATGATTGTGGTGCTACTGGTGCCGAAACAGTAACCTTCACTCTTACTGATGAGTGTGGAAACTTTATTACAAAAGAGGCGACATTTACCATTGAAGATACGACTGATCCTGTCTGGACTTTAGCTCCTTCTGATAAAACGGTTGAGTGCGACGGAACAAATGATCCAAGCGGCGAATTTGCAGCATGGCTTACCAGCTTTTCGGGTTCTGATGTTTGTGGGACTGCCACAGTAACGAACAACAGCATCGGATTAAGCGATGATTGTGGTGCGACAGGTGCCGAAACAGTAACCTTCACTCTTACTGATGAGTGTGGAAACTTTATTACAAAAGAGGCGACATTTACCATTGAAGATACTACTGATCCTGTCTGGACTGTAGCTCCTTCTGATAAAACGGTTGAGTGCGACGGAACAAATGATCCCAGTGGCGAATTTGCAGCATGGCTTACCAGCTTTTCAGGTTCTGATGTTTGTGGGACTGCCACAGTAACGAACAACAGCATCGGATTAAGCGATGATTGTGGTGCTACTGGTGCAGAAACAGTAACCTTCACTCTTACCGATGAGTGTGGAAACTTTATTACAAAAGATGCAACATTTACTATTGAAGATACTACTGATCCTGTCTGGACTGTAGCTCCTTCTGATAAAACGGTTGAGTGCGACGGAACAAATGATCCAAGCGGCGAATTTGCAGCATGGCTTACCAGCTTTTCGGGTTCTGATGTTTGTGGGACTGCCACAGTAACGAACAACAGCATCGGATTAAGCGATGATTGTGGTGCGACAGGTGCCGAAACAGTAACCTTCACTCTTACCGATGAGTGTGGAAACTTTATTACAAAAGAGGCGACATTTACTATTAAAGATACGACTGATCCTGTCTGGACTTTAGCTCCTTCTGATAAAACGGTTGAGTGCGACGGAACAAATGATCCAAGCGGCGAATTTGCAGCATGGCTTACCAGCTTTTCGGGTTCTGATGTTTGTGGGACTGCCACAGTAACGAACAACAGCATCGGATTAAGCGATGATTGTGGTGCTACTGGTGCCGAAACAGTAACCTTCACTCTTACCGATGAGTGTGGAAACTTTATTACAAAAGATGCGACATTTACTATTGAAGATACTACTGATCCTGTCTGGACTGTAGCTCCTTCGGATAAAACGGTTGAGTGCGACGGAACAAATGATCCCAGTGGCGAATTTGCAGCATGGCTTACCAGCTTTTCGGGTTCTGATGTTTGCGGGACTGCCACAGTAACGAACAACAGCATCGGATTAAGCGATGATTGTGGTGCTACTGGTGCCGAAACAGTAACCTTCACTCTTACCGATGAGTGTGGAAACTTTATTACAAAAGATGCAACATTTACTATTGAAGATACTACTGATCCTGTCTGGACTGTAGCTCCTTCTGATAAAACGGTTGAGTGCGACGGAACAAATGATCCAAGCGGCGAATTTGCAGCATGGCTTACCAGCTTTTCGGGTTCTGATGTTTGTGGGACTGCCACAGTAACGAACAACAGCATCGGATTAAGCGATGATTGTGGTGCGACAGGTGCCGAAACAGTAACCTTCACTCTTACCGATGAGTGTGGAAACTTTATTACAAAAGAGGCGACATTTACTATTAAAGATACGACTGATCCTGTCTGGACTTTAGCTCCTTCTGATAAAACGGTTGAGTGCGACGGAACAAATGATCCAAGCGGCGAATTTGCAGCATGGCTTACCAGCTTTTCGGGTTCTGATGTTTGTGGGACTGCCACAGTAACGAACAACAGCATCGGATTAAGCGATGATTGTGGTGCTACTGGTGCCGAAACAGTAACCTTCACTCTTACCGATGAGTGTGGAAACTTTATTACAAAAGATGCGACATTTACTATTGAAGATACTACTGATCCAACTATTGACAACACCAACCTAACCAACATTGACATAGAATGTGGAATAGATCCTGCAAACAAATTAAGTGATTGGTTAGCAAACCACGCGGGAGCAACTGCAACTGATAATTGTGGTGATGTAACATGGAGTAATAACTATGGTGAAAATCAAAATATTCAATGTGAAGGTGGAGCAATAACCGTTATATTTACAGCTACTGATGCTTGCGGTAATGCAAGTACAACTTCAGCAAGCTATTCCATCCAGGATAATACAACTCCAACTTTCAACGAAACATTGCCAACAACAGAAATTACTGCCGAGTGTGATGCCGTTGTGGAAGCTGTTGTACTGACTGCTTCTGATAATTGCGATTCAGATGTTCCGGTTGTATTTACCGAAACAAAAACTGACGGAGACTGTGCAAACAACTATACATTAATTCGTACATGGACAGCTACTGACGACTGTGGTAATGAAACTTCTCATACACAAACTGTGGTTGTTTCTGACAACACAGCACCTGAAGTGACCTGCAACGACATCACTGTTCAGCTTGATGCAAATGGTGCTGCAACCATAACTGTTGATGATATTAACGGTAGTACAACTGATGCTTGCAGCGATATCGACACCATGTTTATCAGCCAGGCTACTTTCAACTGCGACAACGTTGGTGAAAACCAGGTTACTTTAACTGCAATTGATGAGTGCGGAAACGAAGCAACATGTACTGCTACTGTTACTGTTGAGGAAGGAGATGCTGACTGTGGTCTCCAACCATTCAAAGCAAACGACGATATCCTTTCCTTAGTTTACTGTCCGGAAGAAACAGTTTCTGGAGATCTTGATTTGTTTGCCAACGATGAAGGGTTTACCTCCGAAAATGTAAACTTTACTATACTTACCGATTTACCGGAGGGTGTAAGTGTTACAGATGGCAATCTACTTTATGCAAACGAAAATCCAACTGAAGCTGTTATTACATTCACCTACTCTGTATGCCATACTGTTAATACAGAAAACTGCAGCACCGCAGAAGTGACCATACAGCTTCTTGTTGATACTGACTGCGACGGCGTACCTGATATTGATGATCTTGATGACGATGACGATGGTATTCTTGATATTATTGAGGAAGAAAACGCACTAGATCAAACATCACTGGATTCTGATGGTGACGGTATTGTTGACCGCTTAGACATTGACGCTGATAACGACGGAATTGTTGACAACGTTGAGTGGCAATCAACAATTGCTGAAGGAGGTGAGTATGACTATATCTTCCCGCTGGGAACAGATTCAAACGGCGATGGATGGGATGATGCTTATGATCCTGCAAGCAATGGTATTACTTACGAACCCTGGGACATGGACCTGGACGGGACTCCGGATTACCTGGATACCAATACGGATAACGAAGGGGAAGACGACAACGTTGAAGGTTGGGATAAATTCCCTAACGACTCGATAGCAGATGTAAGTTACATTGGCAGCGATGCCGACAAAGATGGTCTGGATGACGCTTACGAGACTTACAACACCACTACCGAAGAATGGGCTCCCGGACAAAATGCTATCGGATCTGATGCTTACCTGCAGGATACTGATGATGACGGTGTACGCGACTGGAGAGACGCGGTTGACGACAGAACTCCTCCAGAACAATTTGCCTGTGGAGATCCGGTTATTCCAAACGCCTTCTCGCCTAACCAGGATGGTTACAATGACTACTTCAAAGTAATGATTTACTGTACAGGCACCCAGGGTGGAAATGAAGAAAGAGTTCTTGGGGACGATTTCACCGATGCAAGAATAGAAATATTTAACAGATGGGGTAACCTGGTTTATGAGCAGGAACGTTATGGAGATGAAGACTACTGGGGAGATGTAGATGCATGGTGGAACGGCAGATCAACACACAACATGCAGGTAGGTAGCGATCAGTTACCAACGGCAACCTATTACTACATACTGTACTTTAATGATGGAAGCAGAGAGCCTATTACCGGATTCGTATTCCTAAATAATTAATTGATTAATTAATGAATATCCAATCTGTAAAATTTAAAATGATGAAAGCAAAATTAAATATAATCAAAGGTTTAGGGATTCTGGCAATAGTAATAGCTGCATTTACTTCAAATGCCCAGCAGGACCCGATGTTTACACAATACATGTTTAATACACAAACCATTAACCCGGCTTATGCCGGTACATGGGAATCCATCGGGTTTATGGCTCTGGGACGTAATCAGTGGTCTGGTTGGGAAGGAGCTCCTACAACTTATACCTTTTCGGTACAGGCTCCACTAAAAAATGAACGAGTGGCCCTGGGATTAAATGTTATGAATGATAAAGTTGGATTAGAAAAACGTTTTTATGTTTTTGCCGATTATTCTTACCTACTTCCTCTCAGCAGCAAAGTGAATCTAAGACTGGGACTTAAAGGTGGTTTTACCAATTACTCGAACAATTTAGCAGAGTATACCATTTTAGACCCGGGTGATCCGAATTTTGCGGGTGAAATAAAAAATGCATTCAAACCAAACTTTGGTGCAGGGGCCTTTTTATACAGCAAAAAAGCCTATGTCGGGCTTTCAATTCCGAAATTAGTGAGTACTACTTTTGATAACGACATGAAAAGTTTTTCGGTTGAAGGTGAATTACGTCACTATTTCCTGATTGCAGGTGCCGTTTTTGATATGGGCGAGAATGTAAAATTCAAACCAACCATGTTTACCAAGGCTTCGTTTACTTCGGAAACAGGTACTCCGCTTCAGTTCGACTTTACCGGAAACTTCCTGATTAAAGAAAAATTGTGGTTGGGAGCAATGTATCGTACAGGCGCTTCTTACGGTGTTATTGCTCAATGGATATTCGACCAGAAATTACGTATTGGTTATGCTATTGATTTTACGACTAACAATATGAAATATTACAGTCATGAAACACATGAAGTAATGATCTCTTACGAACTCAGATTTAAGAAAGAAAAAGTGGTATCGCCGAGATACTTCTAGTTAAAATATTTTGATGTTGTGTTTAGAACCCGAGTCGCAGCACTCCTTGCTGAGGCTTGGGTTTTGTTTTAAGTTTAAAACAAAGATCAAACACTACCCTACAAAC
Proteins encoded in this region:
- a CDS encoding gliding motility-associated C-terminal domain-containing protein, whose product is MKKFLPKKNFTRTWLVGLVFLFLGVIQSYAQSIDGNLNPATEYDNGVTQTYITDNGSTCQVDQVWASFDVQSSKVYLLFSVGNGGSALFRLYFDTDNDPLTGLQEDVVGKTIVYTYGADHAIEVNSNDASGYVFYEYSLDGQTRTTLTTSGIIGASGTSIIDGSNTMEFEIPFDAINYDPCSNLSTFINVGSYASVSGNSINSTWCSAVLLDFTIGAGGEIDGPQTICAGDDVQQLNLIGHQGTIVGWQANTGTGWPASDTDIIAGTEGSTTYQPSGLNETTEYRAVVQIATGLCSEDTYVYAVPAEITVKPTPTASVSATPTTVCLSGDKPVVTFTGDNATAPYTFTYKLNNGAEQTIISNGNTATIEVPTNAVEDFTYELVSVSSANGCTSGAIIGESVTVSITDLPNCSITGDLSICPSSAGNIYSGTDEEGMTYSWSISGDASINGSTTGQTVLVDADAICGGSFILELTTTKNGCSSTCSIEGVVEDTTDPVWTLAPSDKTVECDGTNDPSGEFAAWLTSFSGSDVCGTATVTNNSIGLSDDCGATGAETVTFTLTDECGNFITKEATFTIKDTTDPVWTLAPSDKTVECDGTNDPSGEFAAWLTSFSGSDVCGTATVTNNSIGLSDDCGATGAETVTFTLTDECGNFITKEATFTIEDTTDPVWTVAPSDKTVECDGTNDPSGEFAAWLTSFSGSDVCGTATVTNNSIGLSDDCGATGAETVTFTLTDECGNFITKEATFTIEDTTDPVWTVAPSDKTVECDGTNDPSGEFAAWLTSFSGSDVCGTATVTNNSIGLSDDCGATGAETVTFTLTDECGNFITKEATFTIEDTTDPVWTLAPSDKTVECDGTNDPSGEFAAWLTSFSGSDVCGTATVTNNSIGLSDDCGATGAETVTFTLTDECGNFITKEATFTIEDTTDPVWTLAPSDKTVECDGTNDPSGEFAAWLTSFSGSDVCGTATVTNNSIGLSDDCGATGAETVTFTLTDECGNFITKEATFTIEDTTDPVWTVAPSDKTVECDGTNDPSGEFAAWLTSFSGSDVCGTATVTNNSIGLSNDCGATGAETVTFTLTDECGNFITKEATFTIKDTTDPVWTVAPSDKTVECDGTNDPSGEFAAWLTSFSGSDVCGTATVTNNSIGLSDDCGATGAETVTFTLTDECGNFITKEATFTIEDTTDPVWTLAPSDKTVECDGTNDPSGEFAAWLTSFSGSDVCGTATVTNNSIGLSDDCGATGAETVTFTLTDECGNFITKDATFTIEDTTDPVWTLAPSDKTVECDGTNDPSGEFAAWLTSFSGSDVCGTATVTNNSIGLSDDCGATGAETVTFTLTDECGNFITKDATFTIEDTTDPVWTVAPSDKTVECDGTNDPSGEFAAWLTSFSGSDVCGTATVTNNSIGLSDDCGATGAETVTFTLTDECGNFITKEATFTIKDTTDPVWTVAPSDKTVECDGTNDPSGEFAAWLTSFSGSDVCGTATVTNNSIGLSDDCGATGAETVTFTLTDECGNFITKEATFTIKDTTDPVWTVAPSDKTVECDGTNDPSGEFAAWLTSFSGSDVCGTATVTNNSIGLSDDCGATGAETVTFTLTDECGNFITKEATFTIKDTTDPVWTLAPSDKTVECDGTNDPSGEFAAWLTSFSGSDVCGTATVTNNSIGLSDDCGATGAETVTFTLTDECGNFITKEATFTIKDTTDPVWTLAPSDKTVECDGTNDPSGEFAAWLTSFSGSDVCGTATVTNNSIGLSDDCGATGAETVTFTLTDECGNFITKEATFTIKDTTDPVWTLAPSDKTVECDGTNDPSGEFAAWLTSFSGSDVCGTATVTNNSIGLSDDCGATGAETVTFTLTDECGNFITKEATFTIEDTTDPVWTLAPSDKTVECDGTNDPSGEFAAWLTSFSGSDVCGTATVTNNSIGLSDDCGATGAETVTFTLTDECGNFITKEATFTIEDTTDPVWTVAPSDKTVECDGTNDPSGEFAAWLTSFSGSDVCGTATVTNNSIGLSDDCGATGAETVTFTLTDECGNFITKDATFTIEDTTDPVWTVAPSDKTVECDGTNDPSGEFAAWLTSFSGSDVCGTATVTNNSIGLSDDCGATGAETVTFTLTDECGNFITKEATFTIKDTTDPVWTLAPSDKTVECDGTNDPSGEFAAWLTSFSGSDVCGTATVTNNSIGLSDDCGATGAETVTFTLTDECGNFITKDATFTIEDTTDPVWTVAPSDKTVECDGTNDPSGEFAAWLTSFSGSDVCGTATVTNNSIGLSDDCGATGAETVTFTLTDECGNFITKDATFTIEDTTDPVWTVAPSDKTVECDGTNDPSGEFAAWLTSFSGSDVCGTATVTNNSIGLSDDCGATGAETVTFTLTDECGNFITKEATFTIKDTTDPVWTLAPSDKTVECDGTNDPSGEFAAWLTSFSGSDVCGTATVTNNSIGLSDDCGATGAETVTFTLTDECGNFITKDATFTIEDTTDPTIDNTNLTNIDIECGIDPANKLSDWLANHAGATATDNCGDVTWSNNYGENQNIQCEGGAITVIFTATDACGNASTTSASYSIQDNTTPTFNETLPTTEITAECDAVVEAVVLTASDNCDSDVPVVFTETKTDGDCANNYTLIRTWTATDDCGNETSHTQTVVVSDNTAPEVTCNDITVQLDANGAATITVDDINGSTTDACSDIDTMFISQATFNCDNVGENQVTLTAIDECGNEATCTATVTVEEGDADCGLQPFKANDDILSLVYCPEETVSGDLDLFANDEGFTSENVNFTILTDLPEGVSVTDGNLLYANENPTEAVITFTYSVCHTVNTENCSTAEVTIQLLVDTDCDGVPDIDDLDDDDDGILDIIEEENALDQTSLDSDGDGIVDRLDIDADNDGIVDNVEWQSTIAEGGEYDYIFPLGTDSNGDGWDDAYDPASNGITYEPWDMDLDGTPDYLDTNTDNEGEDDNVEGWDKFPNDSIADVSYIGSDADKDGLDDAYETYNTTTEEWAPGQNAIGSDAYLQDTDDDGVRDWRDAVDDRTPPEQFACGDPVIPNAFSPNQDGYNDYFKVMIYCTGTQGGNEERVLGDDFTDARIEIFNRWGNLVYEQERYGDEDYWGDVDAWWNGRSTHNMQVGSDQLPTATYYYILYFNDGSREPITGFVFLNN
- a CDS encoding type IX secretion system membrane protein PorP/SprF gives rise to the protein MMKAKLNIIKGLGILAIVIAAFTSNAQQDPMFTQYMFNTQTINPAYAGTWESIGFMALGRNQWSGWEGAPTTYTFSVQAPLKNERVALGLNVMNDKVGLEKRFYVFADYSYLLPLSSKVNLRLGLKGGFTNYSNNLAEYTILDPGDPNFAGEIKNAFKPNFGAGAFLYSKKAYVGLSIPKLVSTTFDNDMKSFSVEGELRHYFLIAGAVFDMGENVKFKPTMFTKASFTSETGTPLQFDFTGNFLIKEKLWLGAMYRTGASYGVIAQWIFDQKLRIGYAIDFTTNNMKYYSHETHEVMISYELRFKKEKVVSPRYF